A stretch of the Vibrio sp. YMD68 genome encodes the following:
- a CDS encoding AAA family ATPase — MNNQKYMDQLAVPIKLSFPVINVSTFELGRAETVFELVAKNVGKAFVKMPFKKLPDPNTLKAFVAEATKDNKNGVVVFDTFFHERMKANHETMPALKSSLFYLENEGINYIIAGKEQMSDEFVYHIDLPAMDDEEIIELLKTCEQSIQESGVFDDSERSVIANYARGLSHTQMKNVFTYSAYLKFKNEEYLGEIRKEKAHILRDVGLDVLEPTDIENVGGLENLKEFLNVRKAGWDRNLPVKGVLLAGVPGGGKSLTAKAAAGVLGTSLVRLDMGRFYSKYLGETERLFNRALQTIEEISPTVVLIDEIEKFFGNADGEHEVSKRLLGSFLYWLQERKKKIFIVATANRVQSLPPELMRAGRWDRTFFIDLPTNAERHKIFEIHIAKQKANLAEFDLNRLVAATSGYTGAEIEQAVIDALYLANAEDKELNNENLLDAVGRITPTSETRKEDIDQIRRLRDQGFYPANNFEEENQAGSGRKVSV; from the coding sequence ATGAATAATCAAAAGTATATGGACCAGTTAGCTGTGCCAATTAAGCTTTCTTTCCCGGTGATTAACGTCAGCACGTTTGAGCTTGGCCGCGCAGAGACAGTCTTTGAACTGGTTGCAAAAAATGTAGGGAAGGCATTTGTGAAGATGCCTTTTAAGAAACTACCAGATCCAAATACGTTAAAAGCATTCGTAGCAGAAGCGACAAAGGACAACAAGAATGGCGTAGTCGTGTTCGACACGTTCTTTCACGAACGAATGAAGGCTAACCATGAAACTATGCCTGCTCTCAAATCATCGCTTTTTTATCTTGAGAACGAAGGCATAAATTACATCATTGCTGGTAAGGAACAGATGAGTGATGAGTTTGTTTACCATATCGACTTACCCGCTATGGATGATGAAGAGATCATTGAGCTCTTAAAAACTTGCGAACAGTCAATTCAGGAAAGTGGTGTATTTGATGATAGCGAACGTTCTGTCATTGCTAACTATGCTCGTGGCCTATCTCACACTCAAATGAAAAACGTCTTTACTTACTCCGCGTATCTCAAGTTCAAAAACGAAGAGTACTTAGGTGAGATCCGTAAAGAGAAAGCACATATTTTACGCGACGTCGGTCTCGATGTGTTGGAACCAACGGACATCGAGAATGTTGGTGGTCTGGAAAACTTAAAAGAGTTTCTTAACGTTCGCAAAGCTGGATGGGACCGCAACCTACCCGTTAAGGGCGTTTTACTAGCTGGTGTACCTGGTGGTGGTAAATCACTGACAGCTAAAGCCGCTGCTGGTGTTCTGGGGACGTCGTTAGTTCGCCTGGATATGGGCCGCTTTTATAGTAAATATCTTGGTGAGACAGAGCGCCTGTTCAATCGAGCGCTACAAACCATTGAAGAGATCAGCCCCACTGTTGTACTGATTGATGAAATTGAGAAATTCTTTGGTAACGCTGATGGTGAGCACGAAGTGTCGAAGCGCCTTTTAGGCAGCTTTTTATACTGGTTGCAGGAACGCAAGAAGAAGATATTTATCGTAGCTACAGCTAACCGTGTTCAGAGCTTACCACCTGAACTAATGCGAGCTGGGCGATGGGACCGCACATTTTTTATTGACCTGCCAACAAACGCAGAGCGCCATAAAATCTTCGAAATCCATATTGCAAAACAAAAAGCTAATTTAGCTGAATTTGATCTGAATAGGCTGGTGGCCGCAACATCTGGCTATACAGGCGCAGAAATAGAACAAGCGGTTATTGATGCTCTTTACCTTGCTAACGCAGAAGACAAAGAACTCAATAACGAAAATTTGCTAGATGCCGTCGGTCGTATTACTCCCACCAGCGAAACACGTAAAGAAGATATAGACCAGATTCGCCGCCTTCGTGATCAAGGGTTCTATCCAGCAAATAATTTTGAAGAAGAAAATCAAGCTGGTTCAGGGCGTAAGGTGTCGGTGTAG
- a CDS encoding GIY-YIG nuclease family protein encodes MFLTFGVNQKGKWIGIDEVDSGKTALYCPYCKQQLIAKKGTLKEHHFAHDGKTCRISEQAAKYTELPTFDHFELLDANELKYLERRQRYKHKEIYGWVGMREAIQRLEAMQILSVNYDGERHSNDVVKATERLIALRKSLINDEGEPSSFLIDILNALQPLTGHNLVDKWSDSRTIVSTSINRKYHMNKLSKLDKFSQYESAQRYWFDAYYRKVALLCPDFLPMLNAKYHSLNNQRLYVFRFSAAISGCPESFIKIGMTTRPTEERLREVHSMLSSYGKVFTSEVLCEISHGGRLERLIHHHFAQHLLSLGSHREFFHIPGTALEQLVDDMTTYGQIAPYYPPELDLSISRCPASAGRKKKSDSEILAEYPKIIECLEKGMGIRPTSRETGYSVNTIQKVKQAMAHQAGRI; translated from the coding sequence ATGTTTCTTACTTTTGGGGTAAATCAAAAAGGAAAATGGATAGGGATAGATGAAGTAGATAGTGGAAAAACAGCCTTGTACTGTCCTTACTGTAAGCAGCAGCTGATTGCTAAAAAAGGAACACTAAAGGAACATCATTTTGCCCATGATGGTAAAACTTGCCGCATATCTGAACAAGCCGCCAAATATACAGAACTACCAACCTTTGATCATTTCGAGCTTCTTGATGCTAATGAGCTAAAGTACCTGGAGCGCAGGCAGCGGTATAAACACAAAGAGATTTATGGCTGGGTTGGAATGCGGGAGGCAATCCAACGGCTAGAGGCCATGCAAATATTGTCTGTTAATTATGACGGAGAGCGCCACTCTAATGATGTGGTGAAAGCGACTGAGCGCTTGATCGCGCTGCGGAAATCGCTAATCAATGATGAAGGTGAGCCGTCATCATTTTTGATAGACATATTGAATGCACTACAACCTCTTACTGGTCACAACCTCGTTGATAAATGGTCTGATTCAAGAACGATCGTTTCAACGTCGATAAATAGAAAATATCATATGAACAAGCTTTCAAAGCTAGATAAGTTCAGTCAGTATGAATCTGCTCAACGTTATTGGTTTGATGCTTACTATCGTAAAGTTGCACTACTCTGTCCTGATTTCCTACCAATGTTAAACGCAAAATATCACAGCTTGAATAATCAAAGGCTATATGTGTTTAGATTCTCAGCTGCAATCTCAGGGTGCCCAGAGAGCTTCATAAAGATAGGTATGACAACAAGACCAACCGAAGAACGATTACGCGAAGTTCACTCAATGCTGTCCTCTTATGGAAAAGTCTTCACCTCTGAGGTCCTCTGTGAAATTAGCCACGGAGGGAGATTAGAACGACTTATCCATCACCATTTTGCTCAGCACTTATTATCATTGGGCAGTCATCGAGAGTTCTTTCATATCCCAGGTACAGCACTTGAGCAGCTGGTGGACGATATGACTACATATGGGCAGATCGCACCCTATTACCCACCTGAACTGGACTTATCCATAAGTAGATGCCCAGCCTCAGCAGGTAGAAAAAAGAAATCAGATTCTGAGATACTGGCAGAGTATCCCAAAATCATAGAGTGTTTAGAGAAAGGGATGGGTATAAGGCCCACCAGCAGAGAGACTGGATATAGCGTAAATACGATTCAAAAAGTAAAACAAGCTATGGCTCACCAAGCAGGTCGAATCTAA
- a CDS encoding RHS repeat-associated core domain-containing protein produces MLALIVPSAVSAQWRINASGSSEIDAMRFDLPEQAHEFLRDYRINELASTHSYVSEKLYPSETYSDGRLISWLCMHRSDAPGSYDPDTCYFGALSGTTLTKFIIPGEMTDSPLLNRDLGKPETELCVGNPINLATGNKYQQETDYVSAGMEPLVFTRHYNSQLALSGKQSDVGIGWSHNYSNKVIFDKESHGENMVVLHRPDGKELAFYRTNTVWMPTWKSDDRLYKDSGWRYQRADGVVELYDSNGQLIRIVHPSGNELDLNYTNGKLDSVSDSFGRTLRFSYDQGKIIKMIDPAGQTFSYDYSNELLVAVHKPDANQRRYHYEDSLNPSLLTGLTDEKGSRFATWSYDPSGRAVLSEHSSGVDRTSVTYNPDGSVTVTNALGHEQHYLFSRYNGKLKPDSIQGAACTGFTGGTKSFGYDTNGELKSIINEEGQSFSYQYDQRGLEISRTSSTGDTITTQWHSEFPKPTKITSSYLVQEFTYDDHQRLLTLKLIDRTNSDVRQWTFEYYPDSLGVPGQLKSVDGPRVDVDDVTRFEYDAQANLSRVINSLGHVVSFDNYDAHGRAQSVTDANGVSYSLNYNTLGQLISSTGPDGTTLYSYDESGLLVSITLPTNSTFTYEYDAAQQLMAVIDANGNRQSINRDLLGNIEQVELKDNSGIAHWKQLHSYTLNGWLSSTTNGTGNVYTYSYDKTANLTGKVDPSGNAYAYRYDGFSNLLQSIDPVNRATAMQYNDNALVTRVTDPRGRRTYYSYNGYGDVLSVQSPDTGTAHYTYDKAGNLIGKTDAKGQVFTYHYDALNRLSSITVDGQPNASVTFRYDEPEALYGVGQLTSITDASGVSKYSYTASGEIASQELIVDGRTLLTNYTYDGAGQLASIEYPSGRKAVYQRNVAGEVIGVTLKNGVNSRTLVSDLVRKPFGPVTDLTHGNGLWEERQYDMNYQLESVQVAGAMHRSYLYTANSNVDSITDLMDSGYSQTFNYDKLSRLIEATGGYGTREYTYNYNGNRTAIYRDGVKDSYSIVFNSNRLTKTSIGSITYSYDANGNTIGRGTDVFVYDAFNRLTEATVNGETSTYHYNSAHQRVRKSAGGVDVLYVYGLDGELLAEVDAGTGQTLREYVWLDGQLVAYLVDGTVYHVHNDHLGTPQALTDETGATVWKASYSPFGKATVTTEQIKFNLRFPGQYYDAETGLHYNWHRYYDPALGRYLQSDRLGLFDGVDTYGYVRANPLRLIDPTGEYGLAGAAYGLISGGIGGYISGGWQGALAGAGTGALVGFVNIFGAHSAGAAAGAGIASLLGQSAGLYVSGKDVTDYCNYDFSAVAGAALGGALGGPLGSTIGRYISPYRFTIIGRPLSSSGINKIPGNTVGSVVEGVTVGSGELFGKGF; encoded by the coding sequence TTGTTAGCACTTATAGTTCCTAGTGCTGTTTCTGCTCAGTGGCGTATCAATGCCAGTGGTAGTTCAGAAATTGATGCAATGAGATTTGATCTCCCAGAGCAAGCGCATGAATTTTTAAGGGACTATAGAATTAACGAGCTCGCAAGCACACACAGCTATGTGAGTGAAAAGCTATACCCGAGTGAAACGTATAGTGATGGAAGACTAATCTCATGGCTGTGTATGCATCGTAGTGATGCTCCAGGTAGTTATGACCCTGACACTTGTTACTTTGGAGCTCTCTCTGGAACTACACTGACAAAATTCATAATTCCTGGGGAGATGACTGATTCACCACTTCTCAATAGAGATCTTGGTAAACCAGAAACAGAACTGTGCGTTGGAAACCCTATCAACCTAGCTACTGGTAATAAATATCAGCAAGAAACCGATTATGTAAGCGCTGGTATGGAGCCTCTTGTATTCACAAGACATTACAACAGCCAGTTAGCTTTGAGTGGTAAACAAAGCGATGTTGGTATTGGATGGAGCCATAACTATTCAAACAAAGTGATTTTTGACAAAGAAAGTCACGGAGAGAATATGGTTGTCTTGCATCGGCCAGATGGGAAAGAGTTAGCATTCTACCGGACAAATACGGTTTGGATGCCAACATGGAAAAGTGATGATCGGTTATACAAAGATTCTGGTTGGAGATATCAGAGAGCTGATGGTGTTGTCGAACTATATGATAGTAATGGTCAGTTGATACGTATTGTTCATCCATCGGGAAATGAGTTGGATCTGAATTATACCAACGGTAAGTTAGACTCTGTTTCTGACAGTTTTGGCCGGACTTTAAGGTTTAGTTATGATCAAGGGAAGATCATAAAGATGATCGACCCTGCTGGACAAACCTTCTCTTACGATTATTCGAATGAATTGTTAGTTGCAGTACATAAACCGGATGCCAATCAGCGACGTTACCACTATGAAGACAGTTTAAACCCAAGCCTTTTGACTGGCCTTACGGATGAAAAGGGAAGCAGATTTGCTACGTGGTCTTATGATCCTTCGGGTCGCGCTGTTCTGAGCGAACATAGCAGTGGTGTTGATAGGACAAGTGTTACATACAACCCTGATGGCTCAGTTACGGTAACGAATGCTCTAGGTCACGAACAACATTATCTGTTTAGTCGTTATAACGGAAAATTAAAGCCTGACAGTATACAGGGTGCTGCATGTACTGGCTTTACTGGTGGTACGAAGTCGTTTGGCTACGATACCAACGGTGAGTTGAAGTCTATTATCAATGAAGAAGGCCAATCATTCTCTTACCAATATGACCAAAGAGGACTTGAAATTTCGAGGACAAGCTCGACTGGTGATACGATCACAACACAATGGCATTCAGAGTTCCCAAAACCAACCAAAATTACATCGTCATACTTGGTCCAAGAATTTACCTATGACGACCACCAGCGGCTGTTAACGCTTAAATTGATTGACCGAACCAACTCAGATGTCAGGCAGTGGACATTTGAATATTATCCAGACTCTCTCGGTGTTCCTGGACAACTGAAATCAGTGGATGGTCCTCGGGTGGATGTTGATGATGTAACGCGCTTTGAATACGACGCTCAAGCCAACCTAAGCCGAGTTATCAACTCTCTTGGGCACGTAGTGTCATTTGACAATTACGATGCTCATGGAAGGGCTCAGAGCGTCACAGATGCCAATGGAGTAAGCTACTCGCTTAACTACAACACGTTAGGTCAATTGATTTCTTCTACTGGTCCAGACGGAACTACATTGTACTCTTACGATGAATCAGGACTCTTGGTATCTATCACCTTACCAACCAACAGCACTTTCACTTATGAGTACGATGCTGCTCAGCAGCTTATGGCCGTGATTGATGCAAATGGAAATAGACAAAGCATTAATCGAGATTTACTAGGAAATATTGAGCAAGTTGAGCTGAAAGATAACAGTGGTATTGCTCACTGGAAGCAACTGCATAGTTACACTTTGAATGGTTGGCTTTCGTCAACAACAAATGGAACGGGCAATGTTTATACCTATTCCTATGACAAGACAGCCAACCTGACTGGCAAAGTTGATCCTTCTGGAAATGCTTATGCCTACCGCTATGATGGTTTTAGCAACCTGCTCCAATCAATTGACCCTGTTAACCGCGCCACTGCAATGCAGTATAACGATAATGCCTTAGTAACGAGAGTCACTGATCCAAGAGGGCGGAGAACTTACTATTCATACAACGGATATGGCGATGTTCTCTCAGTACAAAGCCCAGACACAGGCACGGCTCATTACACTTATGACAAGGCTGGAAACCTGATCGGTAAAACAGATGCCAAAGGTCAGGTTTTCACTTATCACTACGACGCGCTTAATCGCCTTTCTTCAATCACTGTGGATGGTCAACCTAATGCTAGTGTGACATTCCGCTACGATGAGCCAGAAGCGCTGTATGGGGTAGGGCAGCTTACTTCCATTACAGACGCTTCTGGCGTATCAAAATACAGTTACACAGCCAGTGGTGAGATAGCCAGCCAAGAACTAATTGTGGATGGCCGCACCTTGTTAACCAATTACACCTATGATGGTGCAGGGCAGTTGGCGAGTATCGAGTACCCGAGTGGCCGCAAAGCGGTATATCAGCGAAATGTAGCTGGTGAGGTCATTGGCGTTACATTGAAGAATGGTGTTAACAGCAGAACATTAGTCTCTGACTTGGTACGGAAACCTTTTGGGCCTGTAACTGATCTGACTCATGGAAATGGGCTTTGGGAAGAGCGCCAGTACGATATGAACTATCAATTGGAGTCTGTACAGGTTGCTGGTGCAATGCACCGCAGTTATCTCTATACGGCCAATAGCAATGTCGATTCAATTACAGACTTAATGGATAGTGGCTATAGCCAAACTTTCAATTACGACAAGCTGAGCCGCTTGATTGAGGCTACTGGTGGTTACGGGACCCGAGAGTACACCTACAACTACAACGGCAACCGGACGGCTATCTACCGTGACGGCGTGAAAGATTCGTACAGCATTGTGTTCAATAGCAATCGTCTAACCAAAACAAGTATTGGCTCGATCACCTACAGCTATGATGCAAACGGAAACACGATTGGCCGAGGAACGGATGTCTTTGTCTATGATGCTTTCAATAGATTGACTGAGGCTACGGTCAATGGCGAAACATCAACCTATCACTATAACAGCGCTCATCAACGGGTGAGGAAGTCAGCTGGTGGCGTGGATGTGCTTTATGTTTACGGCCTCGATGGCGAGTTATTGGCCGAGGTGGATGCCGGAACCGGGCAAACCCTGCGAGAATATGTCTGGCTTGACGGCCAGCTGGTGGCTTACCTAGTCGATGGCACCGTCTACCACGTCCATAACGATCATTTGGGTACGCCGCAAGCATTGACCGATGAGACCGGAGCCACGGTATGGAAAGCCAGTTACTCTCCGTTCGGCAAAGCGACTGTCACGACAGAACAAATCAAGTTCAACTTGCGTTTCCCCGGCCAGTATTACGATGCAGAGACAGGGCTTCACTACAACTGGCATCGTTACTATGACCCGGCACTTGGCCGTTACTTGCAATCAGACCGCCTTGGCTTGTTCGATGGAGTGGATACCTATGGGTATGTTCGCGCAAACCCTTTAAGGCTAATTGATCCTACTGGGGAATATGGGCTCGCGGGTGCGGCCTATGGACTGATCTCTGGGGGAATAGGTGGCTACATTTCAGGTGGGTGGCAAGGCGCATTAGCTGGAGCTGGCACTGGTGCATTAGTTGGTTTCGTTAATATATTTGGAGCACACTCTGCCGGAGCGGCAGCTGGTGCGGGTATAGCCAGCCTGCTTGGTCAAAGTGCTGGTCTATATGTTTCAGGAAAGGATGTTACTGATTACTGTAATTATGATTTTTCCGCTGTGGCTGGAGCTGCGCTGGGAGGGGCTTTAGGAGGACCTCTAGGAAGTACAATAGGGCGTTATATTAGCCCTTATCGCTTTACAATCATTGGACGTCCATTAAGTTCATCAGGGATAAATAAAATTCCGGGAAATACTGTTGGCTCTGTGGTTGAAGGTGTTACCGTTGGCTCGGGTGAATTATTTGGTAAGGGGTTTTAA
- a CDS encoding ParA family protein codes for MAKAIAYANQKGGVGKSTICIQQAFDLAEKKKKVLVLDFDGQGNTSSRLAPRVELEDGSYEPVYSGTKVAELFLDNCSSIQVTECPCGVDLIYTPKNDPDLFEMEAVPLEQAMNPARHLKELIKDYDYVLIDCPPSLGRKLVAALMIATHVVCPVKLSGFAVDGVEGLLTTIIGVQQQHNQNLEILGIVINDMDRSVNHNKSFTELKKAIPELIFSNIIQHRPPLDSATTDGVPVWSLRYGHVAAKEVRAVLDEIVEKVG; via the coding sequence ATGGCAAAAGCTATCGCCTATGCCAATCAGAAGGGAGGCGTGGGTAAAAGTACTATCTGTATCCAGCAAGCCTTCGATTTGGCAGAAAAAAAGAAAAAAGTCCTGGTACTGGATTTCGATGGTCAGGGTAATACATCTTCACGTTTGGCTCCTCGTGTGGAGTTGGAAGATGGCAGCTACGAGCCAGTATATAGCGGTACTAAAGTAGCTGAATTGTTCCTTGATAACTGCTCAAGCATTCAAGTAACGGAGTGTCCATGTGGTGTTGATTTGATTTACACGCCCAAAAACGATCCGGATTTGTTTGAGATGGAGGCAGTGCCATTGGAACAAGCAATGAACCCAGCTCGACACTTAAAAGAACTAATCAAAGACTATGATTACGTGTTGATTGATTGCCCACCGAGTCTTGGCCGTAAGCTGGTTGCTGCACTGATGATTGCGACGCATGTTGTATGTCCTGTAAAACTATCTGGCTTTGCGGTTGATGGTGTAGAGGGCTTGCTGACGACCATTATCGGTGTTCAGCAACAGCACAATCAAAACTTAGAAATCCTGGGCATTGTCATCAATGATATGGATCGTTCAGTGAACCACAACAAATCGTTTACTGAGCTGAAAAAAGCTATCCCAGAGTTGATCTTTAGTAACATTATTCAACACCGTCCACCGCTTGATTCTGCAACTACAGATGGAGTTCCAGTATGGTCTCTTCGCTATGGTCATGTAGCAGCAAAAGAAGTGCGAGCGGTGCTGGACGAGATTGTAGAGAAGGTAGGTTAA